In Methylotenera versatilis 79, the DNA window CACAGACTTACCCACTAAAAAACAATTCCAAAAATGGGCAAAAGCGGCAATTAATGTCGATACCGAAGTGACAATTAGATTAGTAGATGAGCAGGAAGGTCGTGAACTGAATAGCATGTATCGTGGCAAAGATTACGCGACCAATGTGTTAACTTTTCCGCTCACAGAAGAGCCGCATTTAATGGGCGATATTATTATTTGCACGCCTGTGGTTGAGTCTGAAGCGCAATTTCAACAAAAATCGCTGGAAGCGCATTATGCGCATTTAACCGTACATGGCATGTTGCATTTACATGGTTATGACCACGAAATCGAGCCGCAAGCGGTGTTAATGGAAAGCTTAGAAATTTCTATTTTAGGCAAATTAGGTTATGCTAACCCCTATCTTGTTACGTAGGACGCCTTAATGGCCAGTGAGTCGGAAAATTTAAGCAGTAAACCCAGCAACAAACCCAGTTTATTAGAACGTCTAAGCAATTTCTTGCTACGCGAACCAGAAGATCGTGAGCAGCTTGTTGAGCTGTTACATGGCGCGTATGAAAATCATTTAATGGA includes these proteins:
- the ybeY gene encoding rRNA maturation RNase YbeY codes for the protein MPKLHITTQFASQRTDLPTKKQFQKWAKAAINVDTEVTIRLVDEQEGRELNSMYRGKDYATNVLTFPLTEEPHLMGDIIICTPVVESEAQFQQKSLEAHYAHLTVHGMLHLHGYDHEIEPQAVLMESLEISILGKLGYANPYLVT